Genomic window (Argopecten irradians isolate NY chromosome 13, Ai_NY, whole genome shotgun sequence):
AAATACCACGGAAGAGTCTTCAGAAAAGTCATTCCTCTTCTCTGTTTCCAGTCACTTTTTTCGACTGCatcagtacatatatatatatatatatgttataatggcACCATTTATTGGTCATCTCTCGCCATGACACATCACTACAATGGGCCCTATAAATAAGGTATCTCTTGTTTTGTCTTGCCTATCTTGTGACTGTATTACTAACGTGGTGTATCGTAATATTCCGTATGTTATCGTGATTTAACGTGGTTTACCGTTCACATCCTTGACAATCCTGATTCATTCTGATCATGACCTATCCGTAATGTAATGTAACTGAATCGTGTTGCGTCGTGACCAATATTAATACGTACTAAACCGTATTGTACCTTATCAATTACGTGGCTGAACCGCATTAACACGTAGTTCACCACAACAAACCGTTGAATACTTGATACGTACGGGTTAATACGGTTGTAATAGGGACTAACATAGTATATTGCAAAACGGTTAAGTAGGGACATACCACGATTGTTTGAACCGTACctaaattttgttcaaaatttgCCACGGATCTAAAAATACTTCTAAGTGTTACTACGTAAGACAACGGCTACTTTACGGAAATCTGCGCACCATTACAGATTACTACGAATGATGCCGGATTGTATCCGTAGCTAATCCGGCGAGGTGATCCATGAATGTGTGACCGGGGcttaaaatacaatgtttttgaTACAACTAGTCCTGTCGTGAGAACTCGAATATTACAGATAAATCTACATTCACAGTGTCCTTGACAGGCGAACAATTACAATAGTGTTACAACATGATTGATATATACATGCTTTAGCAACAATGAAGTAGCGCGCGCTGACAGCGCGTGCCCCAAGGTCAAATCCGTGACCTGATCAGTACTGGGTCATGCCAGTGTCGTGATAGATTAATCAGAATAGGTAGGTATTAATGGACTCTAGTATCACATTCTTCAGTTTGCAAGATTTATTTTGTAACTTGCTATCAATGCTTTCTTAACACGACACGCATTTTGTGGGTCGACGTTTGTCTCACAATGTTGGCCAGCACTCTTGTGTTATTTGATAGGAAGCGATTGTCTAGTTTACACATGTACTACACgtacatgtaaaaatattgtttgtgtCAAGGACTTATCTCGACCTATCTAGTTGTTTGAATAAAGTAATTTAGTctcaaatataatttttgaagTACTAACAAGCaattatcatttaaacaaatacaaaattaaatcgtttaaatatcaccaaaaatcataaattaccGTCAGTAAGCAGTAATGTGCGCGTGCGTGGAAATCGAAAgccaaaatgatattttatttccgaCAGAAATATCAGCGCGCATGCTCCATTCGACCTTGTAAGTTAAATAAGATATTGCctgtttcatttgtttatttgtaattgggagaaaatgtaattttaagaaaatgtatCAAGTTACATAAAACTTGACTTCATTTTCAGCGAAGAAATCTATATTCCAGAATGAATCGCTTTAACATGAATAATATTTTCGTGGAATTCTGTTATACCGATAATCTATTGCTAGACTGATATGGCGACCACTGGTCAGTTCGGTGTCTATCACTAGTGGTCAAGACTGTCACGTGCTGACATGTGTCATTAGGGTCGGACACCTTACATACCGGCTGATAAGAAACATGTAATTCAATAATAAAATGGCGTAACTAGTCGATAAAACACGTGTTTTCTCTCTGACGTGACATTACAACTTATCGACTAATACACGAAACGGAAATTCTCCGCCACATTCACCTGTCACGATCGGCGCCAATACATTTCGGGTGTTCTCTGGGTTTTGGTTAGAAATAAAGGAAATGATCAACCTTAATATCATATTCGAGTGTTATATTGCGAATGTTATCTTTCCCTTTTCAGCGTAATagagatgtaaacaaacatgtagatgaacacgttgtgttagtgttattttggactgaagaaggccctatagtggttgaatatatattccatagaaatgattttgattttactttgaatttattttggccttttatttcggattattaatatactatagctttataccgtttttacctcattatgagCGTAATAGTGGATCGTAGTTTCATACCTCGTGTAGTTTGCTGTGATGAACTGTACtgtaattaaaatcaaatatcttgtatgccgaaccctgttcCTTGcccgtagagtaatgcaactttcgtctagaactgctcaaatcgccctgacagtagtgtgtttaccttattaggcgaattgtcttgcctaaaaaatcattttatcacctcatCAGTGCTTATGTAgtgtgcgtgactttggctcgggtatgggtacagcgtacatattgtacctgcttaatcgtattgatcaacgatttgtaattagaacggtatcaattaagatactaaacaatgacgtggaatttgtcaatatattatgctatatgtttcataagaaatgtaaaacaatacatttatgccatattttgctttttggttatgtaaaagaattagcttgagtgaattgtccctttaaattcGCTGTAAGTTTTGACCGCACGGGTACTAACATGGTGATTTTAGTGTAAGTCAGATGGCATTTTTATGCAGgtgacattttgtttgtttgtttgatggtTTTTTTCTCCCTCTTTCTGTTTTTGTGACGGGTACATGGCAGATTTTATGCTTGTTTGACATTAAATGTTCTGGTCGCGAGTTTCTGACTAAACTTCCTTGCCCTATCAAGTCCTAAATTGACCATAGTTGTGTTTAgatgtatatgatattaaaaaactagattaaaaacttaaaagtaaaaacagagaagaaatgtttatattaatgtcatatgtattgtaatattttctttatactgaatatttgattttactttgtatCTGCTGTTGTTTTGCTCTGTCCCATGTATGTTTCCTTTTATGGTTGTATAATTAAAAACAGAACCCAGATTATTGTGACCTAACTGTTTTCGTGATCACGTGACTGTGAGGTGACACCAGACACACCGAAAGGTTAACGACTCCATTACTGCCGCGAGATCTCGTAAAAAATGCGAACAATTACACAATGGATTATTGGTCAAGCACGATGACCATTGTCCGGAATCCACTACTGTTAGTGACTAGGCCAACAGTCTAAGTGATTAGATCGGTCAGCGAATGTCTCCGAGGTTCCCGCCAATAgactttacattttaattttaattttaacaaaaatagtTGTTGAAGTTTATGAGAATTTGGATTGGAGTCGGCGCCTAAGAGAAGATGGAAGTGATGTTGGTGTTTGCACTATGCTTAGTCTGTTTTCTACACGTGTCCATGGGCCAGAGGTTTCTGAGGCGGGTATGTACATTTCTGTACTGTTACTTGATTTCCGTAATTCTTCATTCTTAATTCAGTAATTCCACTTGGAAACAATTTATTAACTGTGTGGAAATACGTGCAAAGACCTTATATTTCTTATAATGCAACAACTTTGCCTCGCTATGACGGTGCATAATTAGTGATATAATTAGTACTTATAAGGCCGAAacaatatgtctgtttaggatATCACtgggaaaaaataaaatcggtaggtcgggaggattttttataatgtctttcactctaaagtaatggCCAGAACCGGAGTCTGACATCGAAATCTgggcttttaattttttccgAAGAAAAGTTGGACAAAAATAGGGTAGGGGTAAAAAATTAAGGTCGAACGGGTAACCCTCAATAGACGCTTTTTGtcctaatatatataaaaaaaaaacacacacacacagagcAAATATGATGGCCCGTAAACgcatttgtttttatctattcACCCCGCTAAACATCTTTTCTTGGTAATTTTTCCACAGCGCCAGAACGAAATGTCGTTCATGGATCGCGAAATACCGACACAAGATATCTAGTTCAAAAAACCGGCTTACTGTCTTACGTGCGAAGGGAGTTAACTCTCATTACTTGTAATTTTCCTTTTAACTGcatttcttttgtaaaattagcttgtaaattcaaatttgtaaaTCACTTTCATTGTGTACACTTTCGCGCTACAGTCTTTAGTAAATGTATATTAACATTACTCAGAGTTGTTCCTATTCTGCTTTGCTATTTGTTTGTTCAAAAGCTGCTTTCCTTTCCAACGTCAAAAAATTTAAAGTAATTCGGATATGAATTTTGTATTACTTAACGGATTTTGTATTACTTAACGGagactgatatatatattgacagaaATACACCGagaatttaaacaaaattgtcaaacatTTGCATATGATGTGCGAAGTTTATTTTGATCGAATTTAAAATTCTGACAATGTTTGACCGTGTACGGTAACATCTGCGTCATGTTCAATAACTAGATATATATGCATactgattatttattttattagagtGTCACACATTTtcaaacatacaataaaatatatttgaattaaaatgcCCATAAGAGAGCATAAAAAAGACTATCGAGACActgttgaaaatataaacattaaatatggGCGCAAAAAGAAATTATAAGCGATATAACGTTGGCCGATATGTAAGATGTAGCATGACCCACCAAAAGCGACACAAAAAAACACTATTCGTGCCCTTGCCttgcataaatgttaaattagtGAGactgaaacttcactgcagacctcatttataacCTCAAAGAATCCGCCTGTACAATGAGaacatacgaattaaggagaaccaaccaCCCTCCGCAAATGTTTGATTCTGGTGTCtattttccatcatgccggggaagtctccTGGAATCATAATATaagatatgtgaatctaggtgaaactaagGTTGGAACCAGGAAGAGCTCCACAATCCCTGAAGCCCGATGTTCTGCTCTTAAATCTCTTTAACATCAGGTCACCgagaggtcgaagacgacagaACTGGCGAGAAAAGCAAGCACAACGAAAAGTAAAACtataaagaaatatgtgacactggtaaccatcttatatttgcGTTATCcaacaggaaataaacaatgatgcctcattctaaaagacaccatatttttcgaaaagtgtcatggtttTACGGAACTTGAATTGACAGTTTGAGAGGCttctagtctacaaaatttcgaacatgaaaaggATTATTTTTTGAACTCTAAATATAAATCGTCATTATCCTCCAAACACCAGGAAACTGTCAAGTGTTACggtttgggaaaaaataacaaaatccggtgatgttttgtaatccAAAATGATGTATTACAATCTGATaaatcaaataactgattgtgggAATAATAATTTGGTTGTTGGAAACAATTTTTGTCAAGCcaaattacttaaaaaaaatatttttttttcatttcctgcgttcaaatcttGGTAACTAGGTGGTATCGGAATTATTACATGTTAAAATGTAATGtccaaacaaaatatgaaaaatttgctgaaaaatcaccatttttttgagctttaaaatccgacattttttggtcctgattgACGTTTTGTATACTAAGCCATCACCAAATTCAGTCATTTTTAAAGTGTGCTCTTTTTATTCGTAAATATGCGTAATACTTTTGTTCATACTTTTCTCGCCTTTATTAGTCCCCTGTCGGTGAAACCGGAGGTGACTATATAAGTGTTTgttcccgtctgtctgtcttgtctgtccgtccgtcagtCTGTCTGCCTGACTGACCGGATTTCGTTTCCAGACGATAGctcgagaaaaaaaatcagcggattttgatcaaacaaCGGTAGCATATgaaaaatacagcttgggattgaatttgggtaaaaaggtcaactacaaaagTCACTGTtattaaaaatagattgttcACAAATTTTAAGTTCCGAATGATAatttgagaacacatcaacgaAATTGGTTCAAACTTACACAATGATAACATAACTAAGAAAAAAACGTAATCGACGACAGGGaacgtgtgttgcttgcaacactaACAGTAAACTtgtttgaatttgaaattattttacatgttaCTGAGATGTATATTTAGGGATcgtgtaaaagaaataaaacatacattgtaatattgaCTGACAGCTTCCTTTTTTAGTAGAAAGAATTGAATACTTTTCCATAGTCGTTTTGTAACCACCCTTTTGTTTATCTAACTCTCACgctgtacactgtacatgtaagttGTTTTAGGGACATGTACATCGCCCCAAGTCTCGCGTACCTTTTGGTTGCTATTAATATTCGTGGGACATACACAAGATACTGACAGTTGGGCGCTGGTTTCTCTCCTGATATTGCGATTTCCCCTTCTTTCAAGATGACATGATAATAAATGATGtttatagtaaacaaaacacaatagAAGGTAAATGTCGCAGCATTTTAGATTTTATGGGACATCCTTTCCATTTATACTCTGTAACTATTTGGGGATTcttatgtttatttcattatcatttcaCAGAATCCGGATAGCCGCTTTGACTCCCGATTTGACTCTCGTTGGCGTCGCCCCTCAAGtcaggtaattatataagtacTCCTAAATCTTTCCATATAACTTATCTGCCattattgacatatttttatttcagacGAATTATCGATATGAAACGGGAGCACTGTAGTTGTGAATGAAGTTTCGAGGCCCGTTTACTCTTACGGAACTAAGAGCTAGGAACTCGTGATTAACttcagccccccccccccccccaaaaaaaaaaaaataaaataaataataaataaataaataaacaagagctgttggagaacagcaaagctcgcctattcagaagaagttgatgttcaagtatttactatttaaacatggaaatatgacaaattaacagactcaaaaaacccctaaagggccccaaattggttgtattatcacgttcagcatccatacacattagaaaaataaaattataaacatttatgatgacttatgcttaaacaattgacaaaatagaaacttgctcaaaaacttaacatggaaatatgacaaattaacagactaaaaaaaccctaaagggccccaaattggttgtattatcacgttcagcatccatacacataagaaaaataaaatcataaacatttatgatgacttaagctttaacaattgacgaaacagaaacttgctcaaaaactttaacgtaatatgggacgccaacgctgacgccgacgccgacgccgacgccggggtgacaatattagctccccctattcttcgaaaaggcgagctaaaaattaaaaaaaatatatatatgtatacattaagTTAGAGTTTGGGTtgattacaaaagttacattgATACACAATCTAATTCAAATAACACTTGTGATTCCGCTCAACTACGGTGCTCTCCAACACGTTTACGGCCCCTATAGTTAGCCAATCAGTGTGGTTGATTCTCTCGGATGTATCTATGCCAGTAACCATGCTGAGGTATGAACGGGGAATGGTTACATCGTGTATTAGAgcgtatcgtagtggagcgaaAAGTCAAACTTTAATGTTATTGGTTATATACAAGTACAGCCATTACGGGTTGGCAAGAACGAGTTTATAAATATAGTTAGTACTGTACTTTCTATCGGTTGTTAAGAAGATTTGATCTCTGTTTCTAGGGCTCAGCCTTTGATAGACAGGACTGGCGTAGCGACCCATTCACAAGTACTCGGAGTGGACTGAGTTGGGAAGATCGACAAATGCTCCGCGCCTTTGAACGTGGGTCTCCTAGCGACAGACGCTCCCGGCATACCGGATCCGGAAGTAGTTCTTGGGGTCGTGGTGGATCACAAATCGATATAGAGTTTGACACTAGAGGACGCTCCAATTCCCGAAGTCATTCTCGCGGATTCTCTAGGTTTAGTGATTCCGGGTTTCGAGGCGAATCACGTGGATTTAGATCATCAGGCGGATCCTCGAGATCAAATTTCGATCGCTTTGATTCCAGACCGTCATCCGACATCATAATGATCAGTTCGCACTCACAGGCCGCGGAGAGGCGACGAAGGACAGACCAGGGTCGACACTTCACCGACATTGGCATGCAGAGCGCGTCACAACCTGTTGTCATCCGACCCCTTGATCAGACTCTGTCTCGTTCTGAATTTATTCGTAGTTCGCGACCAGCCCACGATAGGCTAGTGAATGTGGATCCTATCAACTCTTCGTCTCACAGCTCAGCCCCGGTCGACCAGTGGCAGGAAATGAATGTCCCACAACTGAATACAGGGATCGACTCTCACACTAACAGCAAACCATCGACCACTACCATCATCAGTGCACCTAATTCTTCTACAAATACCATGCCCCGCTCACCGGATATATTCATACAAACATCTGCGCATGTCAATTCAGCCGGAAGTAGCGCCGTGTCTACTCAGGGAGCAAATACATCCAACGTTACAAACAAAGGACCGACGTCAACGATATCCAACAGTATTTTGGGTGGACCGGCACCAGGAGGTTCGTCCCTCCAAAGCATGTTGATGTCACTTGTTGGTTCCATGGATGTGAACTCACACCGATTCCCTCGGCCCACGGAGGAACCACTGGAGCTGGAGGAGATACTCATGCGCAAACTGATGGCTAGGGTGTGATGGGTCGGACTGATATCACTGTATAGACCACGATGGCGTCTATAGAAGGCACGCATAACCTTAAAGACACGTACTGATATACAAGGACCAAGGACGATGAAGGGAAGCCAACATTTTCCGATTCAACAGTGACCACGGATGTGGATAGATAACGGACCTATTTATAGAATTTCAATATCATAGGGTAGTGTTATTTATTACCTAGTTAtgagaaaaatacattttattaataattaaaaaaagttcgaaaaatacataaaaaatagataaaggCAATATGTAAACACTTCAACTTATGGATAGAAAAAATCAGAGGAAAAATACtgtcatttaatttaaattgaGTTACCGTTCCTTAATATCAAGAAAAAGAATGATCACTGTGAGTGAAATTGTTGTAATTCTGAATATGGCAAATTGTTTGAAACATTACACAGTATTGTGAATTGTATTCGAAAGACTGTATATTAAGTTTCCAACGATTAAAATTCAAAGTTGATAAAATTCTGAgttgttattttatatgaattCACCTGGAAAGTCGAGGTGTTAGAACAATTGGCTCTGAGAATAAGCTGTGAAGGACACTACCAGCCAGACGGTATAGTtaatgatgctccaccgccgacaaattgTAATTTGTATCTGATTAAAagtcaacttcgctagccaagtgTACAGAAGTCTACGATACCCGAACCCTTGGCAGATGTCGTGTCAAAAATTGAAGTTTCCACTTCAATTCTGATTGGATGTGGCTTAGGTTCAGGCGAACCACATCCACGATACTCCCAGGGGTCCGAACAACATACGAGTCTCTactggactatctcatataAAACCCGAAGGCAGAAGAAAATACAgggatttcctttgaagacccAACAGAGAGAGCGaccccaacttcaaagccacacagtcaactcACAGTGTGCCGTTCACggcttttgatgtacatcaaaggactaaattacttGTTCTTTCCAGTTTGCCTCCAGTTTAAATTATGAGATATATGTGGAACGTAACCCCTAGTAATTCGAGGATaggcgaccaatgaaaacgACAGCTTTTTGTATGTCAAATTTGTAAATTGAAGCGTTTCATGACTGTCAACAACAGCTCCTAGCAGAGTCATATTTAGACTAGCTTAATGAAGTACAATATTTAAGCATTCTATAAGGTCACACTTTCCCGTAATTTAAACTCTGACTAAGAGGTAATATAATCGTGCGTTCCTTTTTCAGATTCGAACCACTTGTATCGATATCAATCGACTGTATCTCAAATTGAACGCGTCGTACCAGAAGAACTGTACCggtacaagtggttcgttttcagaagcgtaccacttggATCCAATATGGCGGACTCGAGTTTTGTCTTttgtcatcaaaatgttttctttttgaaaataagaCAGAGTGTATTTATATCCGATGACGATGAAATTACATGGATTATTTGTTTCAGTGTGTGCCGAAGTTACTCAGGTATCACtttcatatcaattttattgtttacaCCTTTGCTACATTACCTATGTCTTGGCACTATTAATTTCCAATTAGCTAATTACAGCGCGTTttgattaatttcatttaaaatttgtgGTTGCGCAGCGTCATAAAAAACTAGGATAAAATTTGAACGATACATTGCGTCAACGGCTGTCGAGACgagatataaaacaattaaggggaggtaactctactACATTGTTAGGTAGCGAGTTATAATTGTCTACTACCCTTCTATCCAAAAGTATCTTGTGTAAGTCTGGTCCTGCTCCGTTTCTTATATAACTTATTGATATAACATCTAGTTTGTGGAGTTACGGAGAGTGTGAATAACTTTGTCCACTAAATCTATGTCATTGAGTATCTTAAATGTTTCGATTTCAGAAATTACTCGACTTTCATAATCGAAGCGTACAGATGTATCTTTCATATGGATGTCGCCATCATGAAAAAATCTAATCACTTTAGTACAACTGGTGCAAATGAACGAATCCGCAAATTGAACACACGCTTAGACTAAGAGATCATGTTGAAGTGAGTACCTGGAAATGACTTTACCTGTAAATCGTAGATTTAGACTGCCTTTCTGTTGGAACAATAAGAGGACTGATGTCCACTGGATAACGACTACTGAAGCGCGCTAGTGTTTAATGTTGATCTGAGCGTTATAATGTTAATGTTGATCCTCCCATAGTTGTCGTTACCGtgtaatgataatatatttgaTACGGTTTTAATAATAGagtaatagaatcttacatgggtctgtgaagtggacagggataatTCAACCCGAGTGGAAGATTTTGagcggtcaacccgaggcttgccgagggttgacagccaaaatctttcatgagggtcgagatatccctgtccacttcacagacccatatttgattatttttctcccatacgTAGTAGAAAAgtgatgaaattccacttggtttccagctttgtGATAGTGCCATTAGCgtaggaacgtcgttatgcgtcaaaattgatgacgtcatcatcaATGCGCGCcacagttacgccgcatgtattggtGACGTCACGTTTTTGTCTAGCGCGTGCGAGCTGTCTTAC
Coding sequences:
- the LOC138306272 gene encoding uncharacterized protein → MEVMLVFALCLVCFLHVSMGQRFLRRNPDSRFDSRFDSRWRRPSSQGSAFDRQDWRSDPFTSTRSGLSWEDRQMLRAFERGSPSDRRSRHTGSGSSSWGRGGSQIDIEFDTRGRSNSRSHSRGFSRFSDSGFRGESRGFRSSGGSSRSNFDRFDSRPSSDIIMISSHSQAAERRRRTDQGRHFTDIGMQSASQPVVIRPLDQTLSRSEFIRSSRPAHDRLVNVDPINSSSHSSAPVDQWQEMNVPQLNTGIDSHTNSKPSTTTIISAPNSSTNTMPRSPDIFIQTSAHVNSAGSSAVSTQGANTSNVTNKGPTSTISNSILGGPAPGGSSLQSMLMSLVGSMDVNSHRFPRPTEEPLELEEILMRKLMARV